The following are encoded together in the Lagopus muta isolate bLagMut1 chromosome 7, bLagMut1 primary, whole genome shotgun sequence genome:
- the TRANK1 gene encoding TPR and ankyrin repeat-containing protein 1 isoform X3, with protein sequence MENETNLNSEQKKEEERGPEEWLRGLGEAPLSPGEGPSIRPRSPTPMRATRSPGRVREKNHIFRWLLSQRPDLKDRINQQDRDGCTLLHIVASSSDYSRKRSQTEDVLMLLNFGADPTIPDTRARSVIDILKKNKNFDAVKAVSSHIEKHTSSSVELEEEDRRKAVVDSFLDALEQFVKFCSFENGLHHKNILKEDVFQRFLKLLSSMKEVPEGVLCNISQACANSIVKLLLKKQMWHEVLLLLTGKANGENTSDGGLLKTCSLSDVDIGSIIQQCDRLDERVHLIRCLVERGALPDGTGAKSETPLHICLKKNYFELVYLLLTKGADPQNVSFVKGDTPLHAAVHICLDKRDGTGINILNYLLDLFASRPSDFPYLNPNIQDDSGNTVMHVIFQRGFSKQTKRIMDSLAKFDVNFNIKNKLGRDVRHRIKKNDPLLLAWNTAVSEKKKYRQDIAGQSVKTLKPTPASDVSQTKNGGRSSSGSLLKVPSGSTARNDVKTLSSVKTKNDQLSKQEMEKINNPLTMQESLVQEIATLIQQLKWGDAPRKDNSVVQKQSSGQTNLEEGKSASLQFGGSIVYSEGKGDDREKKKGVQEFSVGLSNGEKEEPEEEKILDVEAYVQEFDNMTWEIECTPEALKTLGSKDVPHYLKTKTIMTIKRLGNGEWTRGLQKPLKHLKADIQLYEAKLGKGARMLWELAIDFSPRCSESAEKIMETEQTKSLLEKSGRVYTEMIRIWAIVLDHCKLNRVLDNICLSYNRGLSCILRKKLKGINEGHQNYNVTTHKRVPRCYVEDLEREKSKEHTIPEYFPPASAAEMEYNIMKFHSFSTNMALNIINDVHSAVEYPFRVGELEYAVIDLNPKPMEPIILIGRSGTGKTTCCLYRLWKKFYSYWEKSTMANSPLLERQTWRQRQCSDVEKPRLENEECEEKQDSDDSSEEQVSEEQDQDSEDEEVATGTTDTETNPCDDHEEDQTCNSEEPNRLEHLHQIFVTKNPVLCQEVQKNFIELSKSSKVTSHFKPLEPNVHRLQDIKDENFPLFVTSKQLLLLLDASMPDPFFPRNEDGSLKRTIVGWCPQEELVIPNWQDEDEEGNAEAEDGDEERTADGYSRESDLRTFVTYDLFANEIWPKMIKGKSLYNPALVWKEIKSFLKGSFEALSCFGGKLTEEQYKKLGRKRSPNFTEDRSEIYHLFCLYQQIRSQRGYFDEEDLLYNLSQRLSKLGELPWSIHEFYGDEIQDFTQAELALLMKCINDPNSMFLTGDTAQSIMKGVAFRFSDLRSLFHYASKNTMDKKQRVRKPKRIYQLYQNYRSHSGILSLASGVVDLLQYYFPESFDRLPKDCGLFDGPKPTVLESCSFSDLAILLRGNKRKTQPIEFGAHQVVLVANETAKEKIPEELSLALVLTVYEAKGLEFDDVLLYNFFTDSEASKEWKIISSYIPDSEVQVGSKLLIEMPLEDAAAMQKRPTSFNVEMYKMLNGELKQLYTAITRARVNLWIFDENSDKRAPAFKYFIKRGFVQVVKTDENKDLDDSMFAKTSSPEEWIAQGDYYAKHQFWEVAAKCYQKGGAAEKSKLALAHDAVLKVHSKKSSPREKQMEYMTLAKTYLECGEPKLSLKCLFQSKEFRLCAELCKKLGKMKDAAVYYQKNQCYKEASECYEQIEEFDLAVKMYCQEELYEEAAKAVERYEEILSARGQMVSKLSCTANQLYLEAAAKYLCVNRIEEMMQVLSKLDIEDQLEFLKSRGCLHQTADLLKREGRQEEAAKLMKQHGFALEAANLTAVKEFRASCLLAAVRAATTCSESTSDLVDREVMLREALELCEQTNQKSGIAEALFLQGALKGDFEKLSNAYCQFLSANHSAGAVEVLFVLSHCNAPSQDILCKATHGLMALLDLVKSLKKATTNVEKDMVKSCFAYFGIIPTGDSCCQVSQNEAEPILKFLLDKASLKERKTKGNFSVSTEAVKSALKQHLLSRLCSITHELLNKHYPDICMKFIVGLNCEDTTCEDFHKPLMRHEARMVFQCKMHLSAIYGLLLEATHTFPKELLSHCKSFDGLLTSDKYVSCKSLLETFFPNHFHLRILSENPKACKEILGFSNITSKPCRAMLNEYISFKFKNEDARARRESSDLWLSAMKVFLLSSGYPEEFEKLLFKEEDDYNRELSLALSKAKNSPKSKSQGGKIKGIDGRHGMLQPDKKTENAGRTHLCFIRLLQSSFEQFYVYKNPESCKRLFFRFMNVLVKKCTRYLIPSIGNTVMLLEFQYIICCAVLMRLNKNVTLCLPKSYIALVHYWDFLFRNKGRSKEFTETFSIIQEYRPKDILVAEQNFRFHLCYLAKILCGVHENFSVLLDAFEDPDCVTSGEAERTVVLSLVMILNADQVQNSMCKYLLSQLFPEIKAMLKSMRKDSPSKVPVRLLKVVEQVADASSVREVAASLQELLIERDEEYLFDCRWRWDCVYAQGYAPIRGILYENVNFDRFITSLDKTEYADEIEKELESDQCLEDQKDPLEVIAFNKQQKQEQKASALRQLYRVFHFGFVCMRWKRKACCKAEPVAVKGEEFLSDIFKKADIDQTQCDLCGVRFIQSSENYFGQAESVEADTAEAVTPTEEKMQVEGNAIIAANEAYIEHRNTDEHRNNNAAYKNYADFFRRKIDPKIRYGLDVVEAITERTYTQDHLAYKEGSNLCQRKIKENIKKISDAVEEIYERKAWAEAEEIITEHANKLSAVTDEACKWLKKMDLQRIKEEDSVHDRDLENEVEDESMAFEELAYKKPSRKKGRCGKW encoded by the exons ATGGAGAATGAAACGAATCTCaactcagaacagaagaaagaggaggaaagaggtccagaggagtggctcCGAGGTCTAGGAGAAGCTCCcctgagtccaggggaggggccctcAATAAGACCACGGTCACCAACGCCTATGAGGGCAACAAGAAGTCCTGGAAGAGtaagag aaaagaaccATATTTTCAGATGGTTACTGTCTCAGAGGCCAGACTTGAAGGATAGAATCAACCAGCAAGACAGAGATGGATGCACTCTCCTGCACATTGTGGCATCTTCCAGTGACTATTCCCGGAAACGCA GTCAAACAGAAGATGTGCTCATGCTTCTGAATTTTGGGGCTGATCCTACCATTCCAGACACACGGGCAAGAAGCGTCAtagatattttgaaaaagaataaaaactttGATGCTGTCAAAGCAGTCAGCAGTCACATTGAGAAACACACTTCCTCCTCTGTGGAACTGGAAG aggaagacagaagaaaagccGTAGTCGATTCTTTCCTGGATGCTCTGGAACAGTTTGTCAAGTtctgcagttttgaaaatgGGTTAcatcataaaaatatattgaaggAAGATGTGtttcagagatttctgaaaCTGCTTTCCTCTATGAAAG AAGTTCCTGAAGGGGTGCTTTGCAACATCTCCCAGGCCTGTGCTAACAGCATCGTAAAACTGTTGTTGAAGAAGCAAATGTGGCATGAAGTTTTGCTGTTGCTAACAGGGAAAGCCAATGGGGAAAACACATCAGATGGAGGACTCTTAAAAACCTGCAGTCTTTCAGATGTTGACATTGGCAGCATTATCCAGCAGTGTGACAGACTGGATGAGCGAGTCCACCTCATAAGATGTTTGGTAGAAAGAGGAG CATTGCCAGATGGGACCGGAGCCAAATCTGAAACACCACTGCATATCTGCCTGAAGAAGAATTACTTTGAACTGGTGTATTTGCTGCTGACCAAGGGTGCAGATCCTCAAAATGTCTCCTTTGTAAAAGGAGATACTCCTTTGCATGCAGCAGTCCACATCTGTTTAGATAAAAGAG atgGCACTGGCATAAACATCCTGAACTATCTGCTTGATCTCTTTGCTTCAAGACCTTCTGACTTTCCATATCTTAATCCAAATATACAGGATGATAGTGGAAATACAGTGATGcatgttatttttcagagaGGATTTTCAAAGCAGACAAAGAGAATAATGGATTCATTGGCAAAATTTGATGTTAACTTTAATATAAAGAACAAATTAGGAAGAGATGTGAGGCACAGAATCAAGAAAAATGACCCACTGCTACTTGCCTGGAATACTGCTGTATCAGAGAAGAAGAAGTACCGGCAGGATATAGCAGGGCAGTCAGTTAAAACACTTAAGCCTACTCCAGCTTCTGATGTGTCACAGACAAAGAATGGAGGACGTTCGTCTTCTGGGTCCTTATTGAAAGTACcatctggcagcacagcacgtAATGATGTAAAAACTCTGTCTTCTGTAAAGACAAAGAATGATCAGTTGTCaaagcaagaaatggaaaagataaaCAACCCCTTAACTATGCAGGAAAGTCTAGTGCAGGAAATTGCAACTCTAATTCAGCAGTTGAAATGGGGTGATGCCCCGAGGAAGGATAATTCTGTGGTACAAAAACAATCTTCAGGCCAGACCAATTTGGAAGAGGGAAAAAGTGCATCCTTGCAGTTTGGTGGAAGTATAGtttattctgaaggaaaaggagatgacagagagaaaaagaagggagtGCAGGAATTTAGTGTGGGCCTGTCTaatggagagaaggaagaaccAGAGGAAGAGAAGATTCTGGATGTTGAGGCATATGTGCAGGAGTTTGATAACATGACTTGGGAAATAGAGTGCACTCCTGAAGCACTGAAGACCTTGGGCAGCAAAGATGTACCTCATTACCTAAAAACTAAAACTATAATGACAATTAAGAGGCTTGGCAACGGGGAATGGACTAGGGGTCTTCAGAAGccactgaaacatttaaaagctgATATCCAGCTTTATGAAGCCAAACTGGGCAAAGGTGCAAGAATGCTATGGGAACTTGCGATTGACTTTTCTCCTCGTTGCAGTGAGAGTGCAGAAAAGATTATGGAGACAGAACAGACAAAAAGTCTTCTAGAAAAATCAGGAAGAGTTTACACAGAAATGATCAGAATTTGGGCCATTGTTCTCGATCACTGCAAGCTGAACCGTGTTTTGGACAATATATGCTTGTCCTACAATCGTGGGTTATCTTGCATCTTAAGGAAAAAGCTCAAAGGCATAAATGAAGGACATCAGAACTACAATGTGACAACACATAAGCGTGTTCCACGTTGTTATGTTGAAGACttggagagggaaaaatcaAAAGAACATACTATCCCTGAGTATTTCCCTCCAGCCAGTGCAGCAGAAATGGAATACAATATAATGAAATTTCACAGCTTCAGTACTAACATGGCACTTAACATTATAAACGACGTACATTCTGCTGTTGAGTACCCTTTCCGAGTTGGGGAATTGGAGTATGCAGTAATTGACCTCAATCCAAAGCCCATGGAACCAATCATTTTAATTGGGCGAAGTGGGACTGGGAAGACGACTTGCTGCTTGTATAGGCTTTGGAAGAAATTTTATTCGTACTGGGAAAAATCCACCATGGCAAATAGTCCTCTGCTGGAGAGGCAAACTTGGCGGCAGAGACAGTGCAGTGATGTTGAAAAACCTAGGTTAGAAAATGAAGAGtgtgaagaaaaacaggacAGCGATGATTCAAGTGAGGAGCAGGTGAGCGAGGAGCAAGACCAGGACAGTGAGGATGAAGAAGTTGCTACGGGCACAACTGATACGGAAACAAATCCGTGTGATGACCATGAAGAAGACCAAACGTGTAATTCAGAAGAACCAAACAGACTGGAGCATCTGCACCAGATCTTTGTAACAAAAAATCCCGTCTTGTGCCAAGAAGTTCAGAAGAATTTCATTGAACTCAGCAAGTCTTCTAAGGTAACCAGTCATTTCAAGCCTCTGGAGCCAAATGTTCATAGGCTACAAGACATTAAAGATGAAAATTTCCCACTGTTCGTCACCTCCAAGCAGTTGTTGCTGTTACTGGATGCATCTATGCCTGACCCATTTTTTCCGAGGAATGAAGATGGGAGCCTTAAGAGAACCATTGTTGGTTGGTGTCCCCAGGAAGAGTTGGTGATACCAAATTGGCAAGATGAAGACGAAGAGGGTAATGCTGAAGCTGAAGATGGTGATGAGGAAAGAACTGCTGATGGATACTCTAGGGAGAGTGACCTTCGGACTTTTGTGACTTACGATTTGTTTGCAAATGAAATTTGGCCAAAAATGATAAAAGGTAAAAGCTTGTACAACCCTGCACttgtttggaaagaaataaagtcCTTTCTGAAAGGCTCTTTTGAGGCACTGAGTTGCTTCGGGGGTAAACTTACAGAGGAGCAGTACAAAAAACTGGGCCGGAAGAGATCACCAAACTTCACAGAAGACAGAAGTGAAATCTATCACCTCTTTTGTCTTTATCAACAGATAAGGTCTCAGAGAGGCTACTTTGATGAAGAAGACTTGCTGTATAACTTATCTCAAAGGCTCTCAAAGCTTGGGGAGCTGCCATGGTCCATCCATGAGTTTTATGGTGATGAGATTCAGGATTTCACACAGGCTGAATTAGCACTGTTAATGAAATGCATCAATGACCCTAATTCCATGTTTCTAACTGGTGACACTGCCCAGAGCATAATGAAAGGAGTTGCTTTCCGGTTTAGTGATCTGAGGTCACTGTTCCATTATGCAAGCAAAAACACCATGGACAAGAAGCAGCGTGTTAGAAAACCGAAAAGGATATATCAGTTGTACCAAAACTACAGGTCCCATTCAG GTATTCTCAGCCTTGCATCTGGAGTGGTTGATTTGCTTCAGTACTATTTCCCAGAATCTTTTGATCGGCTTCCAAAGGACTGTGGTCTCTTTGATGGACCAAAGCCTACAGTGTTGGAGTCCTGCAGTTTCAGTGACCTGGCAATTCTGCTGAGGggcaacaaaaggaaaacacagcctATTGAATTTGGAGCACATCAG gTAGTATTAGTTGCAAATGAAACAGCAAAGGAGAAGATACCTGAGGAACTCAGTTTGGCACTTGTGCTGACAGTTTATGAAGCAAAGGGCTTGGAATTTGATGATGTGCTCCTTTATAACTTTTTCACAGACTCAGAG GCTAGCAAAGAATggaaaatcatttcttcttACATTCCTGATTCAGAAGTGCAAGTAGGAAGCAAACTGCTAATTGAAATGCCTTTAGAGGATGCTGCTGCTATGCAGAAGAGACCTACTTCTTTTAACGTAGAAATGTACAAG ATGCTGAATGGAGAACTGAAGCAATTGTATACTGCCATTACAAGAGCCAGGGTCAATCTTTGGATCTTTGATGAAAACAGTGATAAACGAGCACCAGCTTTTAAGTATTTCATCAAAAGAGGATTTGTTCAAGTTgtcaaaacagatgaaaataaag ATTTGGATGATAGCATGTTTGCTAAAACTTCATCTCCAGAAGAATGGATTGCACAGGGAGATTACTATGCTAAACACCAGTTCTGGGAG GTAGCAGCCAAATGTTACCAAaagggaggagcagctgagaagTCAAAGCTGGCCCTGGCACACGATGCTGTTCTCAAAGTGCACTCGAAGAAAAGCAGCCCCAG agaaaaacagatggaaTATATGACATTGGCTAAAACTTACTTGGAATGTGGAGAACCAAAACTGTCACTGAAATGTCTGTTTCAGTCAAAGGAGTTCCGGCTTTGTGCAgaactgtgtaaaaagttgggAAAG ATGAAAGATGCTGCAGTGTACTATCAGAAAAACCAGTGTTACAAAGAAGCATCTGAATGTTACGAACAAATCGAGGAGTTTGATCTGGCAGTTAAGATGTATTGTCAAGAGGAGCTCTATGAAGAAGCAGCGAAGGCAGTTGAAAG atatgaAGAGATCTTAAGTGCAAGAGGACAAATGGTATCCAAACTCTCATGTACAGCAAACCAGTTGTATTTGGAAGCAGCTGCAAAGTACCTGTGTGTGAACAGAATTGAGGAAATGATGCAGGTCCTCTCAAAACTTGACATAGAGGATCAGCTTGAGTTTCTGAAGTCTCGTGGATGCTTGCACCAGACTGCAGACTTACTGAAAAGAGAAGGTCGACAAGAAGAAGCTGCAAAACTAATGAAACAACATGGGTTTGCTCTTGAAGCAGCTAACCTCACAGCAGTAAAGGAGTTTCGTGCATCTTGTTTGCTTGCTGCAGTTCGTGCTGCTACAACTTGTTCAGAGTCCACCTCTGACCTGGTGGACAGAGAGGTCATGCTAAGAGAAGCCCTTGAGCTTTGTGAACAAACTAATCAGAAGTCAGGCATTGCTGAGGCTTTGTTTTTGCAGGGAGCTCTGAAGGGAGACTTTGAAAAGCTGAGCAACGCATACTGTCAGTTTCTATCTGCGAATCATTCTGCTGGTGCAGTTGAAGTTCTCTTTGTGCTATCTCACTGCAACGCACCAAGCCAGGACATCCTCTGTAAGGCGACACATGGCTTAATGGCTCTCCTGGATCTGGTTAAAAGTTTAAAGAAAGCAACCACCAACGTAGAGAAAGATATGGTAAAGTCATGCTTTGCCTATTTTGGTATCATCCCAACAGGTGACAGTTGTTGCCAGGTGTCTCAAAATGAAGCCGAACCCATCCTCAAGTTTTTGTTAGATAAGGCAAGtctaaaagagaggaaaacaaaaggcaatttCTCAGTAAGCACAGAGGCAGTAAAATCAGCTTTGAAGCAGCACTTGCTGAGCAGGTTGTGCTCTATCACCCATGAGTTACTGAACAAGCATTACCCCGATATTTGTATGAAGTTCATTGTTGGCTTGAACTGTGAGGATACAACCTGTGAGGATTTTCATAAGCCCTTGATGCGCCATGAAGCAAGGATGGTATTTCAGTGTAAAATGCATCTATCAGCAATATATGGACTGCTCTTGGAAGCCACACACACTTTCCCTAAAGAGCTGCTGAGTCATTGCAAAAGCTTTGATGGTCTTTTGACTTCTGACAAGTATGTGTCATGTAAATCCCTTCTTGAAACATTTTTCCCTAATCATTTCCATTTGAGAATACTGTCAGAGAACCCAAAGGCATGTAAAGAAATACTGGGATTTAGTAACATTACTTCCAAACCGTGTCGAGCAATGTTGAATGAATACATCTCATTTAAGTTCAAAAATGAAGATGCTAGAGCCAGAAGAGAATCAAGTGACTTGTGGCTAAGTGCCATGAAAGTTTTTCTCTTATCTTCTGGATATCCTGAAGAATTTGAGAAGCTGCTTTTTAAGGAAGAGGACGATTATAACAGGGAGCTAAGCCTTGCTTTGTCAAAGGCAAAAAACTCCCCAAAAAGTAAAAGCCAAGGAGGAAAGATCAAAGGAATAGATGGCAGGCATGGTATGTTGCAACCTgacaaaaaaactgaaaatgcaggaagaacACACTTGTGCTTCATTCGACTCCTTCAAAGTTCATTTGAGCAATTCTATGTTTATAAGAACCCTGAAAGCTGTAAAAGGCTGTTTTTCCGATTTATGAACGTCCTGGTCAAGAAATGCACAAGGTACCTGATTCCAAGCATAGGAAATACAGTAATGTTGTTGGAATTCCAGTATATTatctgttgtgctgtgctgatgcGACTCAACAAGAACGTGACTCTGTGCCTTCCCAAGAGTTACATTGCTCTCGTTCATTATTGGGATtttttgttcagaaacaaaGGCCGTAGCAAAGAATTCACAGAGACATTTTCCATTATACAAGAGTATAGACCAAAAGACATACTTGTAGCTGAACAGAATTTCAGATTTCATCTCTGTTACCTGGCAAAAATTTTGTGTGGAGTTCATGAGAATTTCAGCGTCCTTCTGGATGCTTTTGAGGATCCCGATTGTGTAACTTCAGGAGAGGCTGAGCGAACTGTAGTGCTGAGCTTAGTGATGATACTGAATGCTGATCAGGTGCAGAATTCTATGTGTAAATATCTGCTGAGCCAACTCTTTCCTGAAATAAAGGCGATGCTGAAGTCAATGAGAAAAGACTCTCCCTCAAAAGTGCCTGTAAGATTACTGAAGGTCGTGGAACAAGTGGCTGATGCTTCAAGTGTAAGAGAAGTCGCTGCAAGCTTGCAAGAGCTTCTGATAGAGCGAGATGAGGAGTACTTATTTGACTGCCGATGGAGGTGGGACTGTGTGTATGCTCAGGGGTATGCACCCATCCGGGGTATCCTGTATGAGAACGTAAATTTTGACAGGTTTATAACCTCTTTGGATAAAACAGAATATGCTGATGAGATAGAGAAGGAACTCGAAAGCGATCAGTGCTTAGAGGACCAGAAGGATCCCCTGGAAGTGATTGCATTCAACAAGCAACAGAAGCAAGAGCAGAAAGCATCTGCTCTACGCCAGCTGTATCGCGTCTtccattttggttttgtgtgcATGAGGTGGAAAAGGAAGGCCTGCTGTAAAGCAGAGCCTGTAGCAGTGAAAGGAGAGGAATTTTTATCAGATATCTTCAAAAAAGCAGATATTGACCAAACCCAGTGTGACCTCTGTGGAGTCAGATTTATCCAGAGCTCTGAGAACTATTTCGGCCAGGCTGAAAGCGTGGAGGCAGACACTGCGGAAGCTGTGACACCGACAGAAGAAAAGATGCAGGTGGAAGGAAATGCAATTATTGCAGCCAACGAGGCCTATATtgagcacagaaacacagatgagcacagaaataataatgCTGCCTACAAAAACTATGCTgactttttcagaagaaagataGATCCGAAAATACGTTACGGACTGGATGTGGTGGAGGCCAT